A part of Amblyraja radiata isolate CabotCenter1 chromosome 35, sAmbRad1.1.pri, whole genome shotgun sequence genomic DNA contains:
- the LOC116991847 gene encoding intercellular adhesion molecule 5-like, with product MVVNHLNKWNSDSIIVSTNNHGAKGNGPEVRINTDTLAVEIGGSLNVTCRTTCLDPIMEMELKPGLIEYCNKVNNSITCQFPTVMRWDLPMVCSVTCKSENNTQVENKTVIIVYNRDLVIAPHPEVMEINKTYQLHCTGPRVYPNNKLHLKWLRGNKVVKSVNPTEPAKFPDNLIPLVNILNLNASKADDGQVYTCLAELDLDTITTKEIKSSSVTLQTYSFPKPPRILNRKPIEVNEEATLECEVQNVYPAENLIVTWFHNEEELKSVTKTSASHDIWATTWTPQDTGLIKLTCRADFEDYPLNLTRSHNIAIEVYDPVTGAATGN from the exons ATGGTAGTGAACCATCTCAATAAATGGAACAGCGACTCGATTATTGTCAGTacgaataaccatggag CTAAAGGGAATGGACCTGAGGTTCGGATAAACACAGACACTCTGGCTGTGGAAATCGGGGGCTCTTTGAATGTGACCTGCAGAACCACATGTTTAGATCCTATTATGGAAATGGAACTAAAACCAGGGCTAATTGAATACTGCAATAAAGTTAACAACTCGATCACATGCCAATTCCCAACTGTGATGAGGTGGGATTTACCAATGGTTTGCAGTGTAACGTGCAAATCTGAAAACAATACTCAGGTTGAGAACAAAACAGTGATCATTGTGTACA ATCGAGATCTTGTCATTGCTCCACATCCAGAAGTGATGGAAATTAACAAAACATATCAGCTGCATTGCACCGGTCCAAGAGTGTATCCAAACAACAAGCTCCATCTCAAGTGGctcagagggaacaaagttgtgaAGTCAGTTAACCCAACGGAACCAGCAAAGTTTCCAGACAATCTGATTCCGTTGGTCAATATCCTCAATCTCAATGCAAGCAAGGCTGATGATGGACAAGTGTACACATGCTTGGCAGAGCTGGACTTGGACACAATTACCACAAAAGAAATCAAATCCTCCTCCGTGACTCTGCAAACCTACT cttttccaaagcctcctagAATCCTCAACAGAAAGCCCATTGAAGTGAATGAGGAGGCCACGTTGGAATGTGAGGTCCAAAATGTCTATCCAGCTGAGAACTTGATTGTAACATGGTTTCACAATGAAGAAGAACTGAAGTCAGTTACAAAGACGTCAGCATCCCACGATATCTGGGCAACAACATGGACACCGCAAGACACGGGACTGATTAAACTCACCTGCAGAGCAGATTTTGAGGATTATCCATTAAATCTAACAAGGAGTCACAACATTGCCATTGAGGTGTACG ATCCTGTTACAGGGGCAGCTACCGGCAACTGA